One genomic region from Candidatus Endomicrobiellum trichonymphae encodes:
- the infA gene encoding translation initiation factor IF-1: MGKEEKIIVDGKILESLSNALFKVEIEGKHIVLAHICGKMRMHYIKILPGDKVKVELSPYDLKRGRITYREK, translated from the coding sequence ATGGGCAAAGAAGAAAAGATTATTGTTGATGGAAAAATTTTAGAATCTCTATCGAATGCGTTGTTTAAGGTAGAAATTGAGGGGAAGCATATAGTTTTGGCGCATATATGCGGTAAAATGAGAATGCACTATATAAAAATCCTTCCCGGCGATAAAGTAAAAGTTGAACTTTCTCCCTATGATTTAAAAAGAGGCAGGATAACATATAGAGAAAAATAG
- the rpmJ gene encoding 50S ribosomal protein L36 — MKVKASVKPICQKCRVVKRKGVVRVICQDPRHKQRQG; from the coding sequence ATGAAAGTCAAAGCGTCAGTAAAACCGATTTGTCAAAAATGCAGAGTGGTAAAACGCAAAGGCGTTGTAAGAGTAATATGTCAGGATCCCAGACACAAACAGAGACAAGGATAA
- the rpsM gene encoding 30S ribosomal protein S13 — MARVAGIDLPNNKRLDIALRYIYGIGPAISDEIIKELSLNPAKRVKDLTEEEVGRINNLITKNLKVEGDLRREVQSNIKRLIEIRSYRGLRHRRNLPVRGQRTKTNARTRRGKRKTVGAGKSTSSIKRVK; from the coding sequence ATGGCTCGCGTAGCTGGAATAGATTTACCGAATAATAAAAGACTTGATATAGCATTAAGATATATTTACGGTATCGGACCTGCCATATCAGACGAAATCATTAAGGAACTTTCTTTAAATCCTGCAAAGAGAGTTAAGGATTTAACAGAAGAGGAAGTCGGCAGGATAAATAATCTTATAACGAAAAACCTTAAAGTTGAGGGGGATCTCAGAAGGGAAGTCCAATCAAATATTAAGAGACTTATAGAAATAAGAAGTTACAGAGGTTTGCGACATAGAAGAAATCTTCCTGTAAGAGGGCAGAGAACTAAAACCAATGCACGCACAAGGCGCGGTAAGAGAAAAACTGTCGGTGCGGGTAAGTCGACGTCTTCCATAAAGAGGGTTAAGTAG
- the rpsK gene encoding 30S ribosomal protein S11 produces the protein MAGEKNAVGSKKKKYTGGVAKAYILSTFNNTIVNITDEKGNTLAWASAGVSGFKGTKKGTPFAAQMTAASVGRKVMGIGVKQIAIFIKGPGPGRETAIRGLQSSGLGITTIKDITPVPHDGCRPPKLRRV, from the coding sequence ATGGCAGGCGAAAAGAATGCCGTCGGATCTAAAAAGAAGAAGTATACCGGTGGAGTGGCAAAAGCTTATATATTATCGACGTTTAATAATACGATTGTTAATATAACAGACGAAAAAGGAAATACTCTGGCATGGGCGTCGGCAGGCGTCTCTGGATTTAAAGGCACAAAAAAGGGGACTCCTTTTGCGGCGCAAATGACGGCGGCTTCAGTCGGCAGAAAAGTTATGGGCATAGGCGTAAAACAGATTGCGATTTTTATAAAAGGACCCGGACCCGGAAGGGAGACGGCGATAAGGGGTTTGCAGAGTTCAGGTCTTGGTATAACGACTATAAAAGATATTACTCCCGTTCCTCATGACGGCTGCCGTCCGCCGAAACTTAGAAGGGTATAA
- the rpsD gene encoding 30S ribosomal protein S4: MSRYLGSVCKLCRREKEKLFLKGERCSSNCALNRKRGKNSPGQHGASKVKMSDYAKHLREKQKARRMYGLTEEQFSNYYKTAEKMKGSAGDNLLKLLELRLDNVVYRLGLASSKKMARQIVNHGNILVNEKKIDVPRYRLKIGDVITFPEKYKSNVIIKKLIEKMVSSIPAWLSFDKSRIAGTVVSEPLAGETSHPINSQLIVEYYSK, translated from the coding sequence ATGTCACGTTATTTAGGGTCAGTATGTAAGTTGTGTCGCCGTGAAAAAGAAAAACTTTTTCTGAAAGGAGAGAGATGTTCTTCAAATTGCGCCCTTAACAGAAAAAGAGGTAAAAACAGTCCCGGACAGCACGGAGCTTCGAAAGTTAAGATGTCTGATTACGCAAAACATTTACGTGAAAAACAGAAAGCTAGAAGAATGTACGGTTTAACCGAAGAGCAGTTCAGCAACTATTATAAAACAGCAGAAAAAATGAAAGGTTCTGCCGGCGATAATCTGCTTAAACTTCTTGAATTGAGACTTGATAACGTAGTTTACCGTCTCGGACTTGCTTCGTCAAAAAAAATGGCAAGACAGATTGTAAATCACGGCAATATTTTGGTTAACGAAAAAAAAATAGATGTTCCGCGCTACCGATTAAAAATCGGCGATGTTATAACGTTTCCTGAGAAGTATAAATCAAATGTGATTATAAAAAAACTTATTGAAAAAATGGTGTCAAGTATTCCTGCATGGCTCAGTTTTGATAAAAGCCGTATTGCCGGAACAGTAGTAAGCGAGCCGCTTGCTGGCGAGACTTCTCATCCCATAAACAGCCAGCTTATTGTAGAATATTATTCGAAATAA
- a CDS encoding DNA-directed RNA polymerase subunit alpha codes for MKALDLEKLRKLILDEKTATKFYGHFSAGPFERGYGHTIGNSLRRILLSSLEGAAITSVKIAGAFHEFAVLKGVKEDVAQIVLNLKRIKVKLHSEGPEKLYLKVKKAGTVTAKDIEANASVEIMNPEQEIANIDNGTTLEMELEVSLGKGYVLAEEMKSNGYSSGTIILDSLFSPIIKVNYEVENTRVEQTLNYDKLIIEIWTDGSVSPKDALMRSAEILRKILVIFTDNAFRTEEVSADKEEQDGILGKPVSIMDISVKTLKSLKSAGIETVEDLVKIKEEDLLNFNNLSKRSCEKIKNRVKELGLSLGMKIEDGEVNDKNL; via the coding sequence ATGAAAGCATTGGATTTAGAAAAATTACGTAAACTTATTTTAGACGAAAAAACTGCTACGAAATTTTACGGCCATTTTAGTGCGGGTCCTTTTGAACGCGGTTATGGACACACAATAGGCAATTCGTTGAGAAGAATTCTTCTTTCAAGTCTTGAAGGAGCTGCTATTACTTCCGTAAAAATTGCGGGAGCTTTTCATGAATTTGCGGTTTTGAAAGGCGTTAAAGAAGATGTAGCGCAGATTGTTTTAAATTTAAAAAGAATCAAAGTAAAACTCCACTCTGAAGGTCCGGAAAAGCTTTATTTAAAAGTTAAAAAAGCCGGAACAGTTACCGCAAAAGATATTGAAGCAAACGCAAGCGTCGAGATAATGAATCCTGAGCAGGAAATTGCGAATATAGACAACGGAACAACTCTTGAAATGGAATTAGAAGTTTCTCTGGGCAAAGGATACGTTCTTGCCGAAGAAATGAAATCAAACGGATATTCATCAGGAACGATAATCCTTGATTCATTGTTCTCTCCGATAATAAAAGTTAATTACGAGGTTGAAAATACACGCGTGGAACAGACTCTCAATTATGACAAGCTTATTATAGAAATATGGACAGATGGATCGGTATCTCCTAAAGACGCTTTAATGCGGTCTGCAGAAATACTGAGAAAAATTCTTGTAATTTTTACAGACAACGCATTTAGGACTGAAGAAGTTTCCGCTGATAAAGAAGAACAAGATGGAATTTTAGGCAAGCCGGTGAGCATTATGGATATTTCAGTCAAAACCCTGAAAAGCTTAAAAAGCGCTGGCATTGAGACCGTAGAGGATCTTGTTAAGATAAAAGAAGAAGATTTATTGAATTTTAATAATCTAAGCAAACGGTCGTGTGAAAAAATTAAAAATAGAGTTAAAGAGCTAGGTTTATCTCTTGGAATGAAAATTGAGGATGGAGAAGTGAATGATAAAAACTTATAA
- the rplQ gene encoding 50S ribosomal protein L17: protein MIKTYNGSKLGITSSHRKALLRNLAAALFLYEKITTTLSKAKELVSYSEKLVTKAKKADLSAMRAINGEINSKAAVKKIFDILVPRYKERSGGYTQILKVGTRRGDSADVAIVKLVT from the coding sequence ATGATAAAAACTTATAATGGAAGCAAACTCGGAATTACAAGTTCGCATAGGAAGGCGTTGCTTCGCAATTTGGCAGCAGCGTTGTTTCTGTATGAAAAAATAACGACTACGCTGTCTAAAGCAAAAGAACTTGTAAGTTATTCTGAAAAACTTGTAACAAAAGCGAAAAAAGCCGATTTAAGTGCTATGAGAGCAATAAACGGCGAAATAAATAGTAAGGCTGCTGTAAAGAAAATTTTTGATATTTTAGTGCCGCGCTACAAAGAGAGAAGCGGCGGCTATACGCAGATTTTAAAAGTTGGAACGAGACGCGGTGACAGTGCGGATGTTGCTATAGTTAAACTTGTTACTTAA
- a CDS encoding rod shape-determining protein — protein MFNYIFGLFSNDMGIDLGTASVLVFIKGQNIVLREPSVVAMERDTKCVLAIGVEAKKMLGKTPANIIAVRPLRNGVIADFEATEKMIRYFIRKVHKKRTLLHPRIVIGVPSGITEVERRAVRESAEQAGAREVYLIDEPMAAAIGAGIQIQEPEGSMIVDIGGGTTEVAIISLGGMVIAKSLDIAGDKMDEAIVQYFRRKYNLTIGENTAEGVKMKIGSVFPLEEELSVDVKGRDLLTGLPKTVNISSEEVRVALSEPIKKITEIVKNVLEETPAELSADLIDRGIILSGGGSLVKGLPDLLSKETELPVNRADDPLGCVAKGTGSYLDELDNIKNSRKRRM, from the coding sequence ATGTTCAATTATATTTTCGGATTGTTTTCAAATGATATGGGTATAGATCTCGGAACGGCTTCCGTTCTTGTTTTCATTAAAGGGCAGAATATCGTCTTAAGAGAGCCGTCTGTCGTGGCTATGGAACGCGATACAAAGTGCGTTTTAGCTATCGGCGTGGAAGCAAAAAAAATGCTCGGCAAAACTCCCGCGAATATTATTGCCGTAAGACCTTTGAGAAACGGAGTTATTGCGGATTTTGAAGCAACCGAGAAGATGATAAGATATTTTATAAGAAAAGTTCACAAAAAAAGAACGTTGCTTCATCCCAGGATAGTTATAGGCGTTCCTTCCGGAATTACTGAAGTTGAAAGAAGAGCTGTCAGAGAATCCGCAGAACAAGCTGGTGCAAGGGAAGTTTATCTTATCGACGAGCCTATGGCTGCTGCAATCGGTGCTGGTATACAAATTCAGGAGCCTGAAGGGAGTATGATAGTTGATATCGGCGGAGGTACGACCGAAGTTGCCATTATATCTTTGGGTGGTATGGTTATTGCAAAGTCGCTTGATATTGCGGGCGATAAAATGGACGAAGCCATAGTTCAGTATTTCAGACGGAAATATAATCTTACTATAGGTGAAAATACGGCGGAGGGAGTTAAAATGAAAATAGGTTCCGTATTTCCGCTTGAAGAAGAACTATCTGTGGATGTAAAAGGCAGGGATCTTCTTACTGGTCTTCCTAAAACGGTCAATATTAGTTCGGAGGAAGTCAGGGTTGCATTGTCGGAGCCTATCAAAAAAATAACGGAAATTGTAAAAAATGTCCTTGAAGAAACTCCGGCGGAACTTTCCGCAGATCTTATTGACCGTGGAATAATATTGAGCGGAGGCGGCTCTCTTGTAAAAGGACTTCCGGATCTCTTATCAAAAGAAACTGAACTTCCCGTAAATCGGGCAGATGATCCGCTAGGCTGTGTTGCAAAAGGAACAGGTTCATATTTAGATGAACTGGATAACATAAAAAATTCCAGGAAAAGACGCATGTAG
- the mreC gene encoding rod shape-determining protein MreC, which translates to MCQHQESKYENIIFVFLLLIGFFLIAGRLTSPVKLIKNLVYYISYPTLRTADCIFRSMETFADNVKAIVYTHRENIVFKQKNQELTDKLRSYDAISEECNNLSRLLKLTKIKNIICVFAGISFGALDERYQWYILDKGGADGLYNELPVAMLNKENDILCVSGKIIETYKTSSKVVLITNSISILPVEIKDKGINCLAEGSNSSLLKITYIPFDADVKPGDEIVVSGLSAVFQKGMPVGVITAVSEGVSADFKTATAKVFYENNILNKAVVLVPQKE; encoded by the coding sequence ATGTGCCAACATCAAGAATCAAAATATGAAAATATCATCTTTGTATTTCTTCTTTTAATTGGGTTTTTTTTAATAGCCGGCAGACTTACTTCTCCTGTAAAACTTATAAAAAATCTTGTTTACTACATTTCTTATCCCACTCTCAGAACGGCGGATTGTATCTTTCGTTCCATGGAAACTTTTGCCGACAATGTTAAAGCAATAGTTTATACGCATCGGGAAAATATTGTCTTTAAACAAAAAAATCAGGAACTTACTGATAAACTTCGCAGTTATGATGCAATATCTGAAGAATGTAATAACCTATCAAGACTTTTAAAATTAACAAAAATAAAAAATATCATATGCGTTTTTGCTGGAATTTCCTTTGGAGCGCTGGATGAACGGTACCAGTGGTATATCTTAGATAAAGGTGGAGCTGACGGTTTATACAATGAACTTCCAGTGGCAATGCTTAATAAAGAAAACGATATATTATGTGTTTCGGGGAAAATAATAGAAACTTATAAGACTTCGTCAAAGGTTGTTTTGATAACAAATTCAATTTCTATACTTCCTGTGGAAATTAAAGATAAAGGCATTAATTGTCTTGCCGAAGGATCCAATTCAAGCTTATTAAAGATTACCTATATTCCATTCGATGCTGATGTTAAACCCGGCGATGAAATTGTTGTAAGCGGATTGAGCGCGGTTTTTCAAAAAGGTATGCCTGTGGGCGTTATTACGGCAGTATCGGAAGGAGTTTCTGCGGATTTTAAAACTGCAACGGCTAAAGTTTTTTATGAAAATAATATTCTTAATAAAGCAGTTGTTCTTGTACCGCAAAAAGAATGA
- the mreD gene encoding rod shape-determining protein MreD, translated as MKKLIFYFFLYFIFCMLQFFFGRYINIYGIFPNFILIFVVYLGFSKGIINTQLMGFLFGLTWDVFSTDIFGIRTVMFTVIGYLAGRFCKDFDREKIFTQIVIMFFAGTIYWLGFGLIYFIFGDNGNCAFSFSILSVSSKILVTATFTPLVFYILEKMDIIWHRDTTER; from the coding sequence ATGAAAAAGTTAATTTTTTATTTTTTCCTTTATTTTATTTTTTGTATGCTTCAGTTTTTTTTTGGCAGATACATAAATATTTACGGAATTTTCCCAAACTTTATACTGATTTTTGTTGTATACCTTGGTTTTTCAAAAGGAATAATAAATACGCAGTTAATGGGTTTTCTGTTTGGCTTAACATGGGATGTTTTCTCAACGGACATTTTCGGCATAAGAACGGTAATGTTTACAGTTATAGGATACCTTGCCGGCAGATTTTGCAAAGACTTTGATAGAGAAAAGATTTTTACGCAGATTGTGATAATGTTTTTTGCAGGTACTATTTATTGGTTAGGCTTCGGTTTAATTTATTTTATTTTTGGGGATAATGGAAATTGTGCGTTTTCTTTTAGTATTCTTTCGGTTTCTTCAAAAATTCTTGTCACAGCGACGTTTACTCCCTTAGTATTTTATATTTTAGAAAAGATGGATATTATCTGGCACCGCGATACAACTGAAAGATAG
- the mrdA gene encoding penicillin-binding protein 2, whose translation MVWQKEDISAYEAFLKKHKMILVFFIFLFICLSMRLFYLQIVKGSSYRKVSEQQRIHNTYERAPRGVIYSADNAILAENEFSYVALFYPFEQQWTLSDESIKELNKILGRNIKFTADKNWRYGTFIKLADNITIEEMFKIKEKKLILKDISVIKKPHRIYYYPEVASHIIGYIGEIRADEIEELSEQGYKVGDYIGRGGVEQSYDKYLQGRDGDWQTEVNAKGYKVKSFKYVPPEIGASVYLTVDLKLQKVAYDALKNSSTGRGAAVVLDTRTGAVKALVSCPGFDTNRVGTKDFGIYLKDKKLPLFNRSLQALYPPGSVFKIITFVAAVELLNVDAEKTMHCDGSFELGDRHYSCWYKPGHGEMNLISATVQSCNIYFYQLGLKLGIKNLEKYAKNFYLGQKTEIDLPNEKRGFVPSPEWKKLKSKVSWLQGDTVIFAIGQGALWATPLQMAYIIAAVANKGVYYKPYIVDRVIDFNGNEVYKHTLECAGRTDVSDRTWDLLYKALLEVVESGTGRRSRLSGIKIAGKTGTAQNPHGKDHAWFISYAPADSPEIAIAVIVENGGGGGLNAVPVGRKIYEAYFNVESEKEEQQ comes from the coding sequence ATGGTGTGGCAGAAGGAAGATATATCTGCTTATGAAGCTTTTCTTAAAAAACACAAGATGATTCTTGTGTTTTTTATTTTTTTATTTATTTGTCTTTCTATGCGGCTTTTTTATCTTCAGATTGTCAAGGGTAGCAGCTACCGAAAAGTTTCGGAGCAGCAAAGGATACATAATACGTACGAACGCGCTCCAAGAGGAGTAATTTATTCTGCGGACAACGCCATACTTGCGGAAAATGAATTCTCTTACGTTGCTTTATTTTATCCTTTTGAGCAGCAGTGGACTTTGTCAGACGAGAGTATAAAGGAACTCAATAAAATTTTAGGAAGAAATATAAAATTTACTGCAGATAAAAATTGGAGATACGGCACATTTATAAAACTTGCAGATAACATTACGATTGAAGAGATGTTTAAAATAAAAGAAAAAAAGTTGATTTTAAAAGATATTTCCGTCATAAAAAAGCCGCATAGAATTTATTATTATCCGGAAGTTGCAAGTCATATAATAGGTTATATAGGTGAAATAAGAGCTGACGAAATTGAAGAATTGTCGGAACAGGGATATAAAGTAGGAGATTATATAGGCAGAGGGGGCGTAGAACAGTCCTATGACAAGTACTTGCAGGGCAGAGACGGCGACTGGCAGACTGAAGTAAACGCAAAAGGATATAAGGTAAAGTCGTTTAAATATGTTCCGCCGGAAATCGGGGCAAGTGTTTACTTAACGGTGGATTTAAAACTCCAGAAAGTCGCTTACGATGCGTTAAAAAACAGCAGTACCGGCAGAGGAGCAGCGGTAGTGCTTGACACAAGAACCGGTGCTGTAAAAGCGTTGGTTTCGTGTCCGGGTTTTGATACAAATAGAGTTGGCACTAAAGATTTTGGGATATATTTAAAAGATAAAAAGCTGCCGCTTTTTAACAGATCGCTTCAAGCCCTTTATCCTCCGGGATCCGTATTTAAAATAATAACGTTTGTCGCAGCCGTAGAACTTCTAAATGTTGATGCTGAAAAAACAATGCATTGTGACGGCAGTTTTGAACTTGGCGACAGGCATTATTCCTGCTGGTATAAGCCGGGCCACGGCGAAATGAATCTTATTTCCGCGACGGTGCAGTCGTGCAATATTTATTTTTATCAGTTAGGGCTAAAACTTGGTATAAAAAATCTTGAAAAATATGCAAAAAATTTTTATCTCGGACAAAAAACGGAAATAGACTTGCCTAATGAAAAAAGGGGTTTTGTTCCCAGTCCGGAGTGGAAAAAATTGAAATCAAAAGTGTCATGGCTTCAAGGCGACACGGTTATATTTGCAATAGGTCAGGGTGCGCTTTGGGCAACGCCTCTTCAGATGGCATATATAATAGCTGCTGTTGCAAATAAGGGTGTATATTATAAACCTTATATTGTGGATAGAGTTATAGATTTTAACGGCAATGAAGTTTATAAACATACGTTAGAATGCGCTGGGCGGACAGATGTGTCGGACAGGACATGGGATCTGTTGTATAAAGCGCTTTTGGAAGTCGTTGAAAGCGGTACGGGAAGAAGAAGCAGACTTTCCGGTATTAAAATTGCAGGTAAAACTGGAACAGCCCAAAACCCGCATGGAAAAGACCATGCTTGGTTTATTTCCTATGCGCCTGCCGATTCTCCTGAAATTGCAATAGCGGTTATTGTTGAAAATGGTGGTGGCGGCGGACTTAACGCTGTTCCCGTAGGCAGGAAAATATATGAAGCTTATTTTAATGTAGAGTCGGAAAAGGAAGAACAGCAGTGA
- the rodA gene encoding rod shape-determining protein RodA, producing the protein MIDKKQFFQHLISDIDWRLISVLLILMLISFIAIYSAGVNYRISFKYLSVQILAFGIGFIWLFLFASFNYQHYRRFDKFIYISSLALLVSVLIFGSVKRGTRGWFDFGFISFQPVEIAKVMFILALASFLDKRAEESRKISFLIYAFTILAGHLVLIVMQPDFSSTLSYFPVTLVLLFMAGVNPFYLLCSTVLGSLAAGIPLLETFLDMPLKSLGSETFLTSLGVSLKTGWTGIYIIAAVLFLIAGGWYLLWKFRVKIPIIYPAVLCGAILIGCAASIPVEKSLKDYQRKRLVVFLNPKVDPRGAGYNIIQSKIAIGSGRFTGKGFKRGTQTQLGFLPEQHTDFIFSVIGEEGGWIISQLTLFLYIFFIWRALVIAKEARDRYGSLVAVGFAAMFTFYAVINIGMVMGIMPVTGMPLLLLSYGGSSIFSSLCAVGILCSIHIRRHIYY; encoded by the coding sequence GTGATTGATAAAAAACAGTTTTTTCAGCATCTTATTTCAGATATAGATTGGCGGCTTATTTCTGTGCTTTTGATTTTAATGTTGATAAGTTTTATTGCAATATATTCTGCAGGCGTTAATTACAGAATTTCGTTTAAGTATCTTTCAGTTCAGATTTTAGCGTTTGGAATAGGTTTTATATGGCTTTTTCTTTTTGCGAGTTTTAATTACCAGCATTATAGGCGTTTTGATAAGTTTATTTATATTTCGTCTCTTGCTCTTTTGGTTTCTGTTTTGATTTTTGGTTCAGTAAAAAGGGGGACGAGAGGCTGGTTTGATTTCGGATTTATATCTTTTCAGCCTGTAGAAATTGCAAAAGTAATGTTTATTTTGGCACTTGCTTCTTTCCTTGATAAGAGAGCAGAAGAATCGAGAAAAATATCTTTTTTAATTTACGCATTTACAATACTTGCGGGTCATTTGGTGCTTATAGTGATGCAGCCTGATTTTTCTTCCACACTTTCTTATTTTCCTGTCACTTTAGTTCTTCTTTTTATGGCAGGCGTTAACCCTTTTTATCTGCTTTGCAGCACTGTTTTAGGAAGTCTAGCCGCAGGCATACCTCTTTTAGAGACATTTCTGGATATGCCTCTGAAATCTTTAGGAAGCGAAACATTTTTAACGAGTTTGGGAGTTTCTTTAAAGACTGGCTGGACCGGCATTTATATTATTGCGGCAGTATTGTTTCTGATAGCGGGCGGATGGTATTTACTGTGGAAGTTTCGGGTTAAAATTCCTATTATTTATCCGGCTGTTTTGTGTGGCGCGATACTGATTGGTTGTGCGGCTTCTATACCTGTGGAAAAGTCGTTAAAAGACTATCAAAGGAAAAGACTTGTGGTGTTTTTAAATCCCAAGGTTGATCCGCGTGGAGCGGGTTACAATATAATACAGTCTAAAATAGCCATAGGTTCAGGCAGATTTACGGGAAAGGGGTTTAAAAGAGGAACGCAAACTCAGCTGGGCTTTTTACCGGAGCAGCATACGGATTTTATTTTCTCGGTTATTGGCGAAGAAGGCGGTTGGATTATATCGCAGCTTACTCTCTTTTTATATATATTTTTTATTTGGCGGGCTCTTGTTATAGCAAAGGAAGCTCGTGACAGATACGGATCTCTTGTTGCGGTGGGATTTGCCGCGATGTTTACGTTTTATGCAGTGATCAACATAGGCATGGTTATGGGTATAATGCCTGTAACGGGTATGCCTCTGCTTCTTCTCTCTTACGGCGGTTCATCAATTTTTTCATCACTGTGTGCTGTTGGTATTTTGTGCTCTATTCACATAAGGAGACATATCTATTATTGA
- a CDS encoding anthranilate synthase component I family protein → MIRPSFEEAKKFFEDCTIVPVCTEIFADIRTSVEILKIFTSANKKCYLLESVESFAFGETWGRYSFLGCDPKFTVRCNNNKIFIDNGAKKEITTDNPVKILRDIISEYKSPKIEYMPPFTGGLAGYFSYDFVKYGKKSLNLSNLNDENFDDFYLMLFDTIIAFDHLKQKIFIVVNVPVRDFEKNFIKAEEKLKKMEYLIRNGVAKKEQKSELKSDFKMLHDKKEFINMVEKVKGHIREGDIFQAVISNRAEADFSGSLIQTYRVLRTTNPSPYMFYFNFGDIEIAGASPETLVTLKNKKITNYALAGTCRRGANAAEDEFLISQLLNDEKELSEHNMLVDLGRNDLGKVSEFGSVKVTEYMKILKFSHVSHIASVLSSTIEDGYDHLDALSAVLPAGTLSGAPKKRACEIINDLEKHKRGTYGGAIGYIDFTGNMDMCIAIRMVKLQNGKVYVQSGAGVVADSDPEKEYNECSQKARAVINALQIAQEEKI, encoded by the coding sequence ATGATTAGACCTTCGTTTGAAGAGGCGAAAAAGTTTTTTGAGGATTGCACTATAGTTCCAGTATGTACAGAAATTTTTGCGGATATCAGAACGTCTGTTGAAATCCTCAAAATTTTTACGTCGGCAAATAAAAAATGTTATCTGCTTGAAAGCGTCGAGAGTTTTGCTTTCGGAGAGACTTGGGGAAGATATTCTTTTCTTGGCTGCGACCCGAAATTTACCGTCAGATGCAACAATAATAAAATTTTTATAGACAACGGCGCAAAGAAAGAAATAACAACGGATAACCCTGTAAAAATATTGAGAGATATCATTTCGGAATATAAAAGTCCTAAGATAGAGTATATGCCTCCGTTTACGGGTGGATTAGCGGGATACTTTTCTTACGATTTTGTTAAGTACGGTAAGAAATCTTTAAATCTTTCAAATTTAAATGACGAAAATTTTGATGATTTTTATCTTATGCTCTTTGATACGATTATAGCTTTTGATCATTTAAAACAAAAAATTTTTATTGTAGTAAACGTTCCCGTGAGAGATTTTGAAAAGAATTTTATAAAAGCGGAAGAAAAACTCAAGAAAATGGAATATCTTATAAGGAACGGCGTGGCAAAAAAAGAGCAAAAGTCAGAACTTAAGTCGGACTTCAAAATGCTTCATGATAAAAAAGAGTTTATTAATATGGTTGAAAAAGTGAAAGGACATATACGCGAAGGCGATATTTTTCAGGCTGTGATATCAAACAGAGCTGAGGCGGATTTCAGTGGCAGTCTTATACAGACATACAGAGTTTTAAGAACTACAAATCCGTCGCCGTATATGTTTTATTTCAATTTCGGAGATATTGAGATTGCTGGTGCTTCGCCTGAGACGCTTGTTACTTTAAAAAATAAAAAAATAACAAATTATGCTCTAGCTGGAACGTGCAGACGCGGAGCGAACGCCGCCGAAGACGAATTTCTTATTTCGCAGCTTTTAAACGACGAAAAAGAACTTTCGGAACATAATATGCTTGTGGATTTAGGAAGAAATGATTTAGGCAAAGTCAGCGAGTTCGGTTCTGTAAAGGTAACGGAATATATGAAAATTTTGAAATTTTCGCATGTAAGTCACATAGCGTCGGTACTAAGTTCAACTATAGAGGACGGTTATGATCATCTCGACGCTTTGTCAGCGGTTCTTCCAGCGGGAACTTTATCCGGCGCTCCCAAAAAGAGAGCCTGCGAGATTATAAACGATTTGGAGAAACATAAACGCGGGACTTACGGCGGTGCGATAGGGTACATAGATTTTACAGGAAATATGGATATGTGTATTGCAATAAGAATGGTAAAACTGCAAAACGGGAAAGTTTATGTTCAGTCCGGTGCTGGTGTTGTTGCAGACAGCGATCCGGAAAAAGAATATAACGAGTGTAGTCAAAAAGCGCGTGCAGTTATTAATGCGCTTCAAATTGCACAGGAGGAGAAAATATGA